From Bombus huntii isolate Logan2020A chromosome 4, iyBomHunt1.1, whole genome shotgun sequence, one genomic window encodes:
- the LOC126864854 gene encoding 40S ribosomal protein S7 — protein sequence MFTANAKIIKSGGAEPDAFEASISQALLELEMNSDLKSQLRELYITKAREIETNNKKCIIIYVPMPKLKAFQKIQTRLVRELEKKFSGKHVMFVGERKILPKPTRKTRTKNKQKRPRSRTLTAVYDALLEDLVYPVEIVGKRIRIKLDGTQLIKVHLDKNEQTNIEHKVDTFAAVYKKLTGRDVTFEFPETYV from the exons atgTTCACAGCAAAcgctaaaataataaaaagtggCGGGGCCGAACCTGATGCGTTCGAAGCCAGCATTTCCCAAGCTCTGCTGGAACTGGAAATGAATAGTGATTTAAAATCGCAATTAAGAGAACTTTATATCACTAAAGCACGTGAAATAGaaactaataataaaaag tgcattattatatatgtacctATGCCAAAGTTGAAGGCATTTCAAAAAATCCAAACGAGACTTGTACGTGAActagaaaagaaattttctggAAAGCATGTGATGTTTGTTGGAGAACGTAAAATTTTGCCCAAACCAACAAGAAAAACACGTACTAAGAATAAGCAAAAGAGACCTAGAAg CCGTACCTTAACTGCAGTGTATGATGCATTATTAGAGGATTTAGTGTACCCTGTAGAGATTGTTGGAAAACGCATCAGAATTAAACTTGATGGAACACAACTTATTAAAGTTCATTTAGATAAAAATGAGCAAACAAACATTGAACACAAG GTTGATACTTTTGCTGCTGTCTATAAGAAACTAACAGGCCGGGATGTAACATTTGAATTCCCAGAAACTTATGTATGA